The following proteins come from a genomic window of Miscanthus floridulus cultivar M001 chromosome 2, ASM1932011v1, whole genome shotgun sequence:
- the LOC136517115 gene encoding uncharacterized protein: MAKVPDLGSDFAQKLLRDLRHRRERFGFESSSAPAKGGSPSTNAPRARDGYSNAQKPPQVQKPQQAAPRVATRSQAATSISRRQGNSSSIARPGTPRRHDAPAVAHSHAIVPFQGGGGGKQMAPAANAGGVDVQMALALALSNSGKLQNVHLGSVFFGEPRRTGTASQARHHLLAPGTHVGKVAIGVQKLNDILVAYSSGGAAGARRGSVEIGKQLLRGAMDLEESLSMLMMLQDASDYMEMGNSGNGGKVLLLEGKESWKSSAAPRSTTSASATARLVEIVDGDSEETEQADDAKSPSDAFLQIVPHGMSQSYKPNHISPLQFAGAANNRKGNATSVEKDGSKLRMPSLIAKLMGLENLPSAKTVAERKGTERFVKPEAVPRKSTAANVMVGTLPIRIIASERMTSRGQIKNFQTREWNISLTKSEEPVLSSRFSHLTVDKQTRQTMRQMSSKQEGAERRVSVNQVTDDKIVHQDTKLTEDSSQQKTTVSAGRKMNFLQRFTKNGKNKPATEEKTIVEENKQKLGKKQTTGIKQRDSEVKPRKTREKFNTENLASPGNKALGKNGKAANTDQMRRQAQSKPSDKQIMEKKVKNYRQMKSETAIQSLEQKRSLKSEPTHTKEKLELITLTELQNGEGTEVDDTRSCKPSDNTPGDDGLCEQSAAEMEDSSTTREALSYQSEKELTEEINDPTTAVAQTTPESIVETNDDRVNHTVSETIQTLETFPEGEQQQQQLQQMKEVNGQSINGFDHIVKPSNPNDLKNHKMDVVSCDSFTENQLLLAEMLLKDPYLLETAKAITGFHVPVSVVQVNTGKWLDKGNKVLSDIGREVIRRKGKRTEAIVDVSVTRSANLKLQTLDDLIRELDSDIQSLPIPKKIQQQSGHSTAENLKMVLRSDMENMHSDANSVWNFGWNRVWDLPIEKNEVVKDLEKNILGGIITDVARELIDVSLRHRCCACES; encoded by the exons ATGGCCAAGGTGCCCGATCTCGGCTCCGACTTCGCCCAGAAGCTGCTCAGggacctccgccaccgccgcgagCGGTTCGGCTTCGAGTCCTCCTCCGCGCCGGCGAAGGGCGGCTCGCCGAGCACCAACGCGCCTCGGGCTCGGG ATGGTTATTCGAATGCTCAGAAACCACCTCAAGTTCAGAAGCCACAACAAGCAGCTCCTCGGGTAGCAACAAGATCACAAGCAGCAACGAGCATATCA CGCCGGCAAGGCAACAGCAGCTCCATTGCCAGACCAGGGACGCCGCGCCGCCATGACGCGCCGGCCGTCGCCCATTCGCACGCCATCGTGCCgttccaaggaggaggaggaggcaagcAGATGGCGCCCGCGGCCAACGCCGGCGGTGTGGACGTGCAGATGGCGCTGGCCCTCGCGCTCAGCAACAGCGGCAAGCTCCAGAACGTGCATCTCGGCTCCGTGTTCTTCGGCGAGCCGCGCAGGACGGGGACGGCGTCGCAGGCGCGTCACCACCTCCTGGCTCCCGGCACGCACGTCGGCAAGGTGGCGATCGGCGTCCAGAAGCTCAACGACATTCTCGTGGCGTACTCCTCCGGCGGTGCTGCCGGCGCGAGGAGGGGCTCGGTTGAGATCGGGAAGCAGCTGCTCAGAGGCGCAATGGACCTCGAGGAGTCGCTCAGCATGCTTATGATGCTCCAGGACGCCTCGGACTACATGGAAATGGGGAACTCAGGGAACGGCGGCAAGGTGCTGCTGCTGGAGGGCAAAGAGAGCTGGAAGAGCTCTGCTGCGCCGCGTTCGACGACCTCTGCCTCTGCTACTGCAAGGCTGGTAGAGATCGTCGACGGTGATTCAGAAGAGACCGAGCAGGCCGACGATGCAAAGAGCCCGTCAGATGCGTTCTTGCAGATCGTTCCTCACGGCATGTCTCAGAGTTACAAACCGAACCACATCTCACCCTTGCAGTTCGCCGGTGCTGCAAACAATCGCAAGGGCAATGCTACAAGTGTCGAGAAGGATGGTTCAAAGTTGAGGATGCCCAGTCTGATTGCCAAGTTGATGGGGCTAGAAAATCTTCCATCAGCGAAGACGGTTGCAGAACGCAAGGGGACAGAGAGGTTTGTGAAACCTGAGGCGGTGCCAAGAAAATCGACAGCGGCAAATGTGATGGTTGGCACATTACCGATACGAATTATAGCTTCAGAAAGGATGACATCGAGAGGGCAGATCAAGAATTTTCAGACAAGAGAGTGGAATATTAGCCTGACGAAGTCTGAAGAACCTGTGCTGTCAAGTAGATTTTCACATCTCACAGTTGACAAACAAACAAGGCAGACCATGAGGCAGATGTCAAGCAAACAGGAAGGTGCAGAGAGAAGAGTCAGTGTAAACCAAGTAACTGATGACAAAATCGTTCATCAGGATACGAAGCTGACTGAAGACAGCAGCCAGCAAAAGACAACAGTCAGTGCAGGAAGAAAGATGAATTTCCTCCAAAGGTTTACAAAGAATGGAAAGAACAAACCAGCCACAGAAGAGAAAACAATTGTTGAAGAAAATAAACAGAAGCTCGGAAAGAAGCAAACCACAGGCATAAAACAGAGAGACAGTGAGGTGAAGCCAAGGAAGACGAGAGAAAAGTTTAACACGGAGAACCTTGCCAGTCCTGGAAACAAGGCTCTAGGAAAGAATGGCAAGGCTGCAAACACAGATCAAATGAGAAGGCAAGCACAAAGTAAGCCGTCAGATAAACAGATCATGGAAAAGAAGGTGAAGAATTATCGTCAAATGAAGAGTGAAACAGCCATTCAGAGTCTAGAACAGAAGAGGTCACTGAAATCAGAACCAACGCATACGAAAGAGAAGCTTGAACTCATTACACTGACAGAACTGCAGAATGGGGAGGGCACAGAAGTAGATGATACCAGAAGTTGCAAACCATCAGACAACACGCCCGGTGATGATGGTTTATGCGAGCAATCTGCAGCAGAGATGGAAGATAGTAGCACAACTAGAGAGGCTTTGTCATACCAATCTGAAAAGGAACTAACTGAAGAAATCAATGATCCAACCACTGCTGTAGCACAGACAACTCCTGAATCAATTGTTGAGACAAAT GATGACAGAGTTAATCACACAGTCAGTGAGACTATACAGACACTGGAAACATTTCCTGAGGgagaacagcagcagcagcaactgcAACAAATGAAAGAAGTGAATGGTCAATCAATAAATG GTTTCGATCATATCGTGAAGCCCAGTAATCCGAATGATTTGAAAAATCACAAGATGGATGTTGTTTCATGTGATTCTTTCACAGAGAATCAACTCTTGCTTGCTGAAATGTTGCTGAAGGATCCCTACTTACTTGAAACCGCAAAGGCTATTACTGGATTCCACGTCCCAGTCAGCGTGGTTCAGGTTAACACAGGGAAGTGGTTAGACAAAGGCAACAAGGTTCTTTCAGACATAGGACGCGAAGTGATCAGAAGGAAAGGCAAACGAACGGAGGCGATCGTTGATGTTAGCGTTACACGCTCTGCTAACCTGAAACTACAGACGCTGGATGATCTTATCAGAGAACTGGATAGCGATATTCAGTCTCTGCCCATCCCCAAGAAAATTCAGCAACAGAGTGGCCACAGCACAGCTGAAAACCTGAAGATGGTACTCCGCAGCGACATGGAGAACATGCATTCGGATGCTAACTCGGTGTGGAACTTCGGTTGGAACCGCGTGTGGGACCTGCCGATCGAGAAGAATGAAGTCGTCAAGGATTTGGAGAAGAACATATTGGGTGGTATCATCACTGATGTAGCAAGAGAGCTTATCGATGTATCCTTGCGCCATCGGTGCTGTGCCTGTGAGTCTTGA
- the LOC136517125 gene encoding uncharacterized protein At1g01500-like, whose amino-acid sequence MGDGVAFEAARKIIMHPLYAPRSSPWLDLKVFYIRVSNCVVDESAPEHLTLNHIPLSPDTVIEVNGQRSSMHTEFISSSLRRDRVDKKTEEATFVSTDNIRMTGSVRFQVFDKNDLLLTGDLDLCNANGVVGESKNSSKRWNMKCQSSTSCNGFLKGKLSNGSEYVQPMIEVYVAGTFSGTPIILTKTIQLISRRKSEMKLKLDSIPENEATEQQKEESAEGTLKVSEFQDSKSETDVDVDYNSLYSRQDFLEGEDGELSWFNAGVRVGVGIGLGVCVGIGLGVGLLVRTYQSTSRNFRRRLP is encoded by the exons ATGGGCGACGGGGTGGCTTTTGAGGCTGCGAGGAAGATTATCATGCACCCGCTTTATGCGCCAAGGTCTTCACCGTGGCTTGACTTAAAGGTGTTCTATATTAGGGTAAGCAACTGTGTGGTGGATGAGTCTGCGCCGGAGCATCTCACGCTGAACCACATCCCTCTGTCACCTGATACAGTTATCGAGGTGAATGGCCAGCGGAGCAGCATGCATACTGAGTTCATATCCTCCTCACTGAGGAGGGACAGGGTTGACAAAAAGACAGAGGAAGCTACATTTGTCAGCACAGATAACATACGGATGACAGGGAGTGTGAGGTTCCAAGTGTTTGATAAGAATGATCTCTTGCTCACAGGAGATCTAGATTTATGCAATGCCAATGGAGTAGTTGGGGAATCAAAGAACAGCAGCAAGAGATGGAATATGAAGTGTCAGTCATCCACATCATGCAATGGCTTCTTGAAGGGAAAGCTGTCCAATGGCTCGGAATATGTACAACCTATGATCGAGGTTTATGTTGCTGGAACTTTCTCTGGTACACCTATCATATTAACAAAGACAATTCAGCTTATATCACGAAGGAAGTCTGAAATGAAACTAAAGCTTGATTCCATCCCTGAGAATGAAGCAACCGAACAACAGAAGGAAGAGTCAGCTGAGGGCACTTTGAAG GTATCAGAATTCCAGGATTCCAAATCTGAGACGGATGTTGATGTTGACTATAACAGCTTGTACTCAAGGCAGGACTTTCTAGAGGGTGAGGACGGTGAGCTTTCATGGTTTAATGCTGGTGTCCGTGTTGGAGTTGGAATCGGCCTTGGCGTGTGTGTGGGTATCGGATTGGGTGTCGGCCTGCTGGTTCGTACATACCAAAGCACCAGTAGGAACTTCAGGCGGCGACTGCCCTGA
- the LOC136537938 gene encoding protein AE7-like 1: MTVGMINANPVVHERPERAAHPHAADALDPLDVFDIVRDIKDPEHPYSLEQLSVLSQESVSVDEKLGRIQITFTPTVQHCSMATVIGLCLRLKLMQNYPPHFKVDIKVAPGSLANEESVNKQLNDKERVAAALENPNLRQLVDECLCFNDPYSR, from the exons ATGACTGTGGGCATGATCAACGCAAACCCGGTGGTGCACGAGCGGCCGGAGCGCGCCGCGCACCCCCACGCCGCCGACGCGCTCGACCCGCTCGATGTCTTTG ATATTGTGCGGGACATCAAGGACCCGGAGCACCCGTACTCCCTGGAGCAGCTCAGCGTGCTGTCGCAGGAGTCCGTCTCCGTTGACGAGAAGCTCGGACGCATCCA GATAACCTTCACCCCAACTGTGCAGCACTGCAGTATGGCCACAGTCATTGGTCTGTGCCTCCGACTTAAGTTGATGCAGAACTACCCTCCACATTTCAAG GTTGACATCAAAGTTGCTCCAGGATCTCTTGCTAATGAAGAATCAG TAAACAAGCAACTGAACGACAAGGAGAGAGTTGCAGCGGCCTTGGAGAACCCCAACCTACGCCAGTTGGTTGATGAATGCTTATGCTTCAATGATCCATACTCACGTTAA
- the LOC136537940 gene encoding pentatricopeptide repeat-containing protein At2g22070-like: protein MPPWQAGAAAARPAAMAAPAAATAPATDHYARLLQLCQTAFNPSAGRAIHAHAVKAGLLVSAYLCNNLLSYYASAGVSRGCFHEARRLFDDIPYARRNAFT from the coding sequence ATGCCGCCATGGCAAGCCGGggccgcggcggcgcggccggcAGCCATGGCAGCGCCCGCGGCCGCCACGGCCCCGGCCACTGACCACTACGCGCGGCTCCTGCAGCTCTGCCAGACCGCGTTCAACCCGTCCGCAGGCCGGGCCATCCACGCGCACGCCGTCAAGGCGGGCCTCCTCGTCAGCGCCTACCTCTGCAACAACCTCCTCTCCTACTACGCCAGCGCGGGCGTGAGTCGTGGGTGCTTCCACGAGGCGCGGCGCCTGTTCGACGACATACCGTACGCGCGGCGGAACGCGTTCACGTAG
- the LOC136537939 gene encoding pentatricopeptide repeat-containing protein At2g22070-like, protein MPERDAVSWTVMVVGLNRAGRFWDAVNTFLDMVGEGLAPSQFTLTNVLSSCAATEAHGVGRKVHSFVVKLGLSSWVPVANSVLYMYGKCGDAETARAVFERMKVRSESSWNAMVSLYTHQGRMDLAVSMFEKMEERSIVSWNAIIAGYNQNGLDDMALKFFSRMLTASSMEPDAFTVTSVLSACANLRMLKMGKQMHSYILRTGMPCSSQIMNALISTYAKSGSVETARRIMDQAVVANLNVISFTALLEGYVKLGDTKQAREIFDVMNNRDVIVWTAMIVGYQQNGQNDEAMELFRSMIKSGPEPNSHTLAAVLSACASLAYLDYGKQIHCRAIRSLQEQSVSVSNAIITVYARSGSVPLARRVFDQICWRKETVTWTSMIVALAQHGLGEQAVVLFEEMLRVGVKLDRVTYIGVFSACMHAGFIDKGKRYYEQMQNEHGIVLEMSHYARMVDLLARAGLLTEAHEFIQRMPVVPDTVVWGSLLAACRVRKNADLAELAAEKLLSIDPDNSGAYSALANVYSACGRWNDTARIWRLRKDKAVKETGFSWTHVQSKVHVFGADDVLHPQRDAIYKKASEMWEEIKKAGFVPDLNSVLHDVDDELKEELLSRRSEKLAIAFGLINTPEKTTLRIMKNLRVCNDCHTAIKFISKIVDREIIVRDATRFHHFRDGYCSCKDYW, encoded by the coding sequence ATGCCCGAGCGGGACGCGGTGTCCTGGACCGTCATGGTCGTCGGGCTCAATCGTGCCGGCCGATTCTGGGACGCTGTGAATACGTTCCTGGACATGGTCGGTGAAGGACTTGCGCCATCGCAGTTCACGCTCACGAACGTGCTTTCATCgtgcgctgcgacggaggcccaCGGAGTTGGGAGAAAGGTCCACTCCTTCGTCGTCAAGCTGGGGCTGAGCAGCTGGGTGCCCGTGGCTAACTCGGTGCTCTACATGTATGGCAAGTGTGGGGATGCTGAGACAGCGAGGGCTGTGTTTGAGAGGATGAAGGTCCGGAGCGAGTCAAGCTGGAATGCCATGGTGTCGCTGTACACCCACCAGGGGAGGATGGACCTTGCTGTGTCCATGTTCGAGAAAATGGAAGAACGAAGCATTGTCTCTTGGAACGCCATCATAGCAGGGTATAACCAGAATGGGCTTGATGACATGGCATTGAAGTTCTTCTCACGAATGCTGACTGCTTCTTCCATGGAGCCAGATGCATTTACGGTAACCAGTGTCCTATCAGCTTGTGCTAACCTTCGCATGCTGAAGATGGGAAAGCAGATGCACTCTTATATCTTGAGAACTGGAATGCCATGCAGCAGTCAGATTATGAATGCTCTGATCTCAACGTATGCAAAATCTGGAAGTGTTGAGACTGCAAGGAGGATCATGGACCAGGCAGTGGTTGCTAATCTGAATGTTATCTCCTTCACGGCTCTCCTGGAAGGCTATGTCAAGCTCGGGGACACAAAGCAGGCAAGGGAAATCTTCGACGTTATGAACAATCGAGATGTCATTGTCTGGACTGCTATGATTGTTGGCTATCAGCAGAATGGTCAAAATGATGAAGCCATGGAGCTCTTCAGGTCAATGATCAAAAGTGGCCCAGAACCCAACAGCCATACTCTTGCTGCTGTTCTCAGTGCCTGTGCAAGCTTGGCATATCTTGATTATGGAAAGCAGATCCACTGCAGGGCTATCAGATCATTGCAGGAGCAATCTGTTTCTGTCAGCAATGCCATTATCACAGTGTATGCAAGGTCTGGCAGTGTGCCACTGGCCAGAAGGGTGTTTGATCAGATTTGCTGGCGCAAGGAAACGGTTACATGGACATCAATGATTGTGGCTCTCGCACAGCATGGTTTAGGAGAACAAGCTGTTGTCCTTTTTGAAGAAATGCTTCGTGTTGGTGTGAAACTAGACCGTGTAACATACATCGGTGTGTTTTCAGCTTGCATGCATGCTGGTTTTATAGACAAAGGGAAGAGGTACTACGAGCAGATGCAGAATGAGCATGGCATTGTACTAGAAATGAGCCATTATGCGCGCATGGTTGACCTGCTTGCCCGTGCCGGCCTGCTCACAGAAGCTCACGAATTCATCCAACGGATGCCTGTTGTGCCAGATACAGTAGTCTGGGGTTCACTCCTTGCAGCTTGCAGAGTGCGTAAGAATGCAGATTTAGCAGAACTCGCAGCAGAGAAGTTGCTGTCAATTGATCCTGACAACAGTGGCGCCTACTCTGCCCTTGCCAACGTCTATTCTGCCTGTGGGAGGTGGAATGACACAGCAAGGATCTGGAGGCTGAGGAAGGACAAAGCAGTGAAGGAGACCGGTTTCAGCTGGACTCATGTACAAAGCAAGGTTCACGTCTTTGGAGCAGACGACGTCCTGCATCCACAGAGGGATGCAATCTACAAGAAGGCCTCTGAAATGTGGGAGGAGATCAAGAAGGCAGGATTTGTTCCCGACCTGAACTCTGTTCTGCACGATGTTGATGACGAGCTGAAGGAAGAGTTGCTGAGCCGCCGCAGCGAGAAGCTTGCCATTGCGTTCGGTCTCATCAACACGCCAGAAAAGACAACACTGCGGATCATGAAGAACCTGCGGGTGTGCAATGACTGCCACACAGCGATCAAGTTCATCTCCAAAATCGTGGATCGGGAGATCATAGTGCGAGATGCAACGAGATTTCATCATTTCAGAGATGGGTACTGCTCATGTAAAGATTATTGGTAG